In Gossypium arboreum isolate Shixiya-1 chromosome 5, ASM2569848v2, whole genome shotgun sequence, a single genomic region encodes these proteins:
- the LOC108451788 gene encoding E3 ubiquitin-protein ligase UPL2-like: MANIRSTLPSRLRQLLSGETDIGPSIKLDSEPPPQIKAFIDKVIQSPLQDIAIPLSGFRWEYSKGNFHHWRPLFLHFDTYFKTYVSCRNDLLLSEKILEDDSPFPKHSVLQILRVMQMILENCHNKSSFDGLENFKFLLSSTDPEVLIATLETLSALVKINPSKVHGSGKLIGCVSVNSYLLSLSQGWGSKEEGLGLYSCVLANEKTNDEGLSLFPSDMENDHDKSQHRIGSSIYFELHGPNAQGNEESSGNASSTSRVIHMPDLHLQKEDDLLIMKQCIEQYNIPTELRFSLLTRIRYAHAFRSPKICRLYSRICLLAFIVLVQSNDANDELASFFANEPEYTNELIRIVRSEETIPGTIRTLAMLALGAQLAAYSASHDRARILSGSSISFTVGNRMILLNVLQKAVLSLKGSSDSSSLAFIEALLQFYLLHIVSSSASGSNIRGSGMVPTFLPLLEDSDPNHMHLVYLAVKALQKLMHYSSSAVSLLRELGGVELLSQRLQIEVHRIIGMSGGNDNSVVIGECSRYNDDQLHSQKRLIKVLLKALGSPTYAPANSARVQNPHDSSLPRMLSLIYDNAEKFGGDIYYSAVTVMSEIIHKDPTCLAALVELGLPDAFLSSVLSGVLPSSKAITCIPNGLSAICLNAKGLEAVKETSALRFLVDIFTSKKYVLSMNEGIVPLANAVEELLRHVSSLRSSGVDIIIEIVNKIASFGDNSTCSTSLFVEKVNGSTAMETDSEDKGNEEHCCPVGELESVTDGISDEQFLQLSILHLMVLLHRTENSETCRLFVEKSGIEALLKLLLRPSIVQSSEGMSIALHSTVVFKGFTQHHSAPLARAFCSSLREHLKKALTGFSTVSGSFLLDPSVMPDDGIFSPLFLIEFLLFLAASKDNRWVSALLAEFGNGSKDVLEDIGRVHREILWQIALLEDAKVEIEDDGVSASSAEPESQQGSSATDTEEQRMNSFRHFLDPLLRRRTPGWSIESQFFDLINLYRDLGRATGFQRRLRIDGSNVRFGANHSTSSDASGSVSKKEHDRKRSNHTSCCDMVRSLSFHITHLFQEVGKVMLLPSRRRDDTVNASLASKLVASIFASIALDHMNFVGHVKSSGSEASISTKCRYFGKVIDFIDSILLDRPDSCNAIMLNCLYGRGVVKSVLTTFEATSQLLFAVNRAPASPMDTDDGNVKQDEKEDGDHAWIYGPLASYGKLMDHLVTSSFILSPFTKHLLVQPLLSGDVPFPRDPETFVKVLQSMVLKAVLPVWADPQFTNCSYDFITTIISIIRHIYSGVEVKNISSGNNARVTGPPPNETAIATIVEMGFSRSRAEEALRQVGSNSVELAMEWLFSHSEEIQEDDELARALAMSLGNSETDTNVDVTIDSSQQLEEEMAQLPPIEELLSTCTKLLQMKEPLAFPVRDLLVLMCSQNDGQYRSSVINFILDQVRDSSSASVSRNNSLLSALFHLLALILQEDVGAREIASKTGLVKLVTDLLSEWDSGLVDKEKPQVPKWVTTAFLALDRLLQVDKKLDSEIIEQLKGDNLSSQQISVSIDEDKKSKLHSSFGSPRNIDIHEQKRLIEIACGCIRNQFPSETVHAVLQLCSTLTRTHSLAVCFLDVGGVSSLLSLPTSSLFPGFDNVAATIIRHVLEDPQTLQHAMEAEIKHNLVAMANRHSNGRVSPRNFLVNLSSVVSRDPVIFMQAVKSVCLVEMVGDRPYVVLIKDRDKDKSKEKEKGSEKDKSQQIDGKGNLCNVNSAGPGIGHGKFNDLNSKSVKMHRKSPQSFVNVIELLLDLVVSFIPPLTEDINMKVHGDASPSTDMEIDVAAIKGKGKAIASLSLENEVSSQDVSASLAKMVFIFKLLTEILLMYAASVHVLLRRDGEIGSSRAPHQKGSTGLTGGGIFHHILHRFIPYSQNSKKERKTDGDWRHKLATRASQFLVASCVRSAEAKRRVFTEINCIFNNFVDSCPGFRPPRGDMQHFVDLLNDILVARTPTGSCISAEASATFIDVGLIASLTRTLEVLDLDHAESPKAITGLIKALELVTKEHVHSVDSSAIKGESSVKPADRNQTGRTDNIVDASQSMEMASQSNDAVAADRIESFNRVQNYGGSEAVTDDMEHDQDLDGSFAPAAEDDYMQETSEDARALENVDNVGIHFEIQPHEQENLDEDEDEDEDEDEEMSGDDGDEDDDDDDHNDLEDDDVHHLSHPDTDQDDHEIDDDEFDDEVLEDDGDDDDDGDDEGGVILRLEEGTNGMDMFDRIEVFGRDHNFADETLRVMPIEVFGSRRQGRTTSIYSLLGRSGENSTPSRHPLLLGPSSLQSASPRQSENAHDMILADRNYDSTSTRLDTIFRSLRNGRHSHRLNLWVDESQQSSGSSVATVPQGLEELLVSQLRRPGPEKSPDQKTSVVEPQNEVEGSRLQEPGTGTTPENPAESNVYNENANACLSSEAIGSSLNADRRPAVSDPLQGTDASSVHSQSVEMQFEQNDAAARDVEAVSQESSGSGATLGESLRSLDVEIGSADGHDEGGERHGSSDRTPEPQAARARRTNVGIVNSGRDAPLHSVTEVSENSSREADQDGPAAEQQINSDAGSGSIDPAFLEALPEELRAEVLSAQQGQVAQPSNSEQQNSGDIDPEFLAALPPDIRAEVLAQQQAQRLHQSHELEGQPVEMDTVSIIATFPSDLREEVLLTSSDAILANLTPALVAEANMLRERFAHRYHNRSLFGMYPRNRRGESSRRGEGVRSSLDRMAGTIVSRRSVTAKLIEAEGAPLVGTEALQAMVRILRIVQPLYKGSLQKLLLNLCAHNETRKALVIILMDMLILDTRKPVNYSNAIEPPYRLHGCQNNVMYSRPQHFDGVPPLVSRRVLETLTYLARNHPYVAKILLQFRLPLPILQEQRNIDQTRGKALMNEVQLEGFSSIALLLSLLNQPLYLRSIAHLEQLLNLLDVIVDHVERKSLSSEKLKASSSEQVPASQISLSDADTRAEKAPSDVESQLKAVDCSIPSTSDSSNECDPLSVLTNLPQVELRLLCSLLAREGLSDNAYGLVAEVMKKLVAIAPSHCHLFISELADAVQNLIKSAMDELRMFGEALKALLSSISSDGAAILRVLQALSSLVSSITEREKDLQPLPEIERSTALSKVLDINAALEPLWTELSTCISKIESYSDSAPDLLAPSRTTTTHSGVTPPLPAGTQNILPYIESFLVMCEKLHPAQPSSGQDFSMATLFDAEDASTSSSQQKTVSKFDEKHVAFVKFSEKHRKLLNAFIRQNPGLLEKSFSLMLKVPRFVDFDNKRAHFRSKIKHQHDNHHSPLRISVRRAYILEDSYNQLRMRTTQDLKGRLTVHFQGEEGIDAGGLTKEWYQLLSRVIFDKGALLFTTVGNESTFQPNPNSVYQTEHLSYFKFVGRVVGKALFDGQLLDVHFTRSFYKHILGAKVTYHDIEAIDPDYFKNLKWMLENDISDVLGLTFSIDADEEKLILYERGQVTDYELIPGGRNIKVTEENKHQYVDLVVEHRLTTAIRPQINAFLEGFNELVPRELISVFNDKELELLISGLPDIDLDDMRANTEYSGYSAASPVIQWFWEVVQGFSKEDKARLLQFVTGTSKVPLEGFSALQGISGSHKFQIHKAYGSPDHLPSAHTCFNQLDLPEYPSKEHLEERLLLAIHEANEGFGFS, encoded by the exons ATGGCGAATATAAGATCGACTTTGCCTTCGAGGCTTCGCCAGCTTTTGTCTGGTGAAACTGACATCGGTCCTTCTATTAAACTCGATTCTGAGCCC CCTCCTCAAATTAAAGCATTTATTGATAAAGTGATCCAGAGTCCTTTACAGGATATAGCAATACCTCTTTCAGGCTTTCGATGGGAGTATAGTAAG GGGAATTTTCATCATTGGAGGCCACTATTTCTTCATTTTGATACATATTTCAAGACTTACGTGTCTTGTAGGAATGATCTTCTCTTATCAGAAAAAATTCTAGAAGATGATAGTCCATTTCCAAAGCATTCAGTTCTTCAAATACTACGAGTTATGCAAATGATATTGGAGAATTGCCACAACAAAAGTTCATTTGATGGTTTGGAG AATTTCAAGTTCCTGCTTTCATCCACTGATCCTGAAGTTCTCATAGCTACCCTGGAGACTCTTTCTGCTCTTGTTAAAATAAACCCATCTAAGGTCCACGGGAGTGGTAAACTGATTGGATGTGTCTCAGTAAACAGCTATCTGCTTTCTCTTTCTCAGGGATGGGGGAGCAAGGAGGAGGGCTTGGGTCTATATTCATGCGTTTTGGCAAATGAGAAAACAAATGATGAAGGGCTTAGTTTATTTCCATCTGACATGGAAAATGACCATGACAAGTCTCAACACCGAATTGGGTCTAGCATTTATTTTGAATTGCACGGGCCCAATGCTCAAGGTAATGAAGAAAGCAGTGGGAATGCAAGTTCTACTTCAAGAGTCATTCACATGCCAGATTTACATTTGCAGAAGGAGGACGATCTTTTAATAATGAAGCAATGTATTGAGCAGTACAACATACCGACTGAGCTCCGGTTTTCATTGCTAACAAGAATTAGATATGCACATGCCTTTCGGTCACCCAAGATATGCAGGCTGTACAGCAGGATTTGCCTTCTTGCATTTATTGTGCTTGTTCAGTCTAATGATGCTAATGATGAGCTGGCATCATTTTTTGCAAATGAGCCAGAGTATACAAATGAATTGATCAGAATAGTACGCTCTGAGGAAACGATTCCTGGAACTATTAGAACACTTGCGATGCTTGCATTAGGGGCTCAGTTAGCTGCATATTCAGCATCTCATGACCGGGCACGAATTTTGAGTGGATCAAGTATTAGTTTTACTGTAGGAAATCGGATGATTCTCCTGAATGTGCTTCAGAAGGCAGTTCTGTCACTGAAAGGTTCTAGTGATTCATCATCTCTTGCTTTTATTGAGGCTCTTCTTCAGTTCTATCTGCTTCATATTGTGTCATCCTCTGCTTCAGGGAGTAATATTAGAGGGTCAGGAATGGTTCCAACCTTTTTACCTCTTTTGGAGGATTCTGACCCAAATCATATGCATCTTGTGTATTTGGCTGTAAAAGCTCTACAAAAGCTCATGCATTACAGTAGTTCAGCTGTGTCATTGCTTAGAGAACTGGGTGGGGTGGAGCTTTTGTCTCAGAGACTACAGATAGAAGTGCATAGAATTATTGGTATGTCTGGTGGAAATGATAATTCGGTTGTCATTGGTGAATGCTCAAGATACAATGATGATCAGTTGCATTCCCAGAAGAGGCTTATCAAGGTGCTTTTGAAAGCTCTTGGTTCTCCTACATATGCCCCTGCAAATTCTGCCAGAGTACAGAATCCACATGACAGTTCTCTGCCCCGGATGCTCTCACTCATATATGACAATGCTGAAAAATTTGGAGGGGATATTTACTACTCAGCTGTGACTGTTATGAGTGAAATTATCCATAAGGATCCAACTTGTCTTGCTGCACTTGTTGAACTTGGTCTTCCAGATGCCTTTTTATCTTCTGTCTTATCCGGAGTGCTTCCATCTTCAAAGGCTATAACATGTATTCCAAATGGCCTTAGTGCCATTTGTCTTAATGCCAAAGGCTTGGAGGCCGTGAAAGAAACATCAGCATTGCGATTTTTGGTTGACATCTTCACCAGCAAGAAGTATGTGCTTTCAATGAATGAAGGAATTGTTCCTTTGGCTAATGCGGTTGAAGAGCTTCTGCGTCATGTATCTTCATTGAGAAGCAGTGGTGTTGATATAATAATTGAGATTGTAAATAAAATTGCTTCCTTTGGAGACAACAGTACCTGTTCCACATCATTATTTGTTGAAAAAGTTAATGGGAGTACTGCAATGGAAACTGATTCTGAAGACAAAGGAAATGAAGAGCATTGTTGTCCTGTTGGTGAACTGGAATCTGTAACTGATGGAATTAGTGATGAGCAGTTTCTCCAATTGAGCATCTTGCATCTGATGGTTCTGCTTCATAGAACAGAGAATTCTGAAACATGTCGCCTGTTTGTGGAGAAATCAGGAATTGAGGCTTTACTGAAGCTTCTTTTAAGGCCCAGTATTGTACAGTCATCAGAGGGGATGTCAATTGCTTTACATAGCACCGTGGTTTTTAAAGGGTTCACCCAGCATCACTCTGCTCCTCTTGCCCGCGCATTCTGTTCTTCTCTTAGGGAACATTTAAAGAAAGCTTTGACTGGATTTAGTACAGTTTCAGGGTCCTTTTTACTGGATCCTAGTGTGATGCCTGATGATGGAATCTTTTCTCCCCTTTTCCTCATTGAGTTCCTTCTATTTCTTGCTGCTTCCAAAGATAACCGCTGGGTTAGTGCGTTGCTTGCAGAATTTGGAAATGGCAGCAAAGATGTTCTGGAAGATATTGGTCGTGTCCATCGTGAAATTTTGTGGCAGATTGCTCTCCTTGAAGATGCCAAGGTTGAAATTGAGGATGATGGTGTGAGTGCTAGTTCTGCTGAGCCTGAGTCACAACAGGGTTCTAGTGCTACCGATACTGAAGAGCAAAGGATGAACTCCTTTAGACATTTCCTTGATCCATTATTAAGGAGGAGGACACCAGGATGGAGTATTGAATCCCAGTTCTTCGACCTCATAAACCTTTATCGTGACCTTGGCCGTGCTACCGGCTTTCAACGGAGATTGCGCATTGATGGTTCGAATGTGCGTTTTGGAGCCAATCATTCTACTTCATCTGATGCTTCTGGATCTGTCAGTAAAAAGGAACATGACAGAAAGAGATCCAATCACACCTCTTGCTGTGACATGGTGAGGTCACTTTCCTTCCACATTACCCATTTATTTCAAGAGGTAGGAAAAGTGATGTTACTTCCATCGCGTCGTCGGGATGATACTGTCAATGCTTCCCTTGCATCAAAATTGGTTGCTTCTATTTTTGCCTCTATTGCATTGGATCACATGAACTTTGTAGGTCATGTTAAATCTTCAGGCTCAGAAGCATCCATATCGACAAAATGTCGCTACTTTGGTAAGGTTATTGATTTCATTGACAGCATTCTTCTGGACAGGCCCGATTCCTGCAATGCTATAATGCTAAATTGCTTATATGGTCGTGGAGTTGTTAAATCTGTTTTGACAACTTTTGAAGCTACCAGTCAATTACTATTTGCAGTTAATAGGGCACCAGCATCTCCAATGGATACGGATGATGGTAATGTAAAGCAGGATGAAAAGGAAGATGGAGATCATGCATGGATTTATGGTCCATTGGCTAGCTATGGTAAACTTATGGATCACCTTGTGACATCTTCTTTTATTTTGTCTCCATTTACCAAACACCTGCTCGTGCAACCACTTCTGAGTGGAGATGTCCCTTTCCCAAGGGATCCTGAAACTTTTGTGAAGGTGCTTCAATCCATGGTGCTTAAGGCAGTCCTTCCAGTTTGGGCAGACCCACAGTTTACCAATTGCAGTTATGATTTCATCACTACGATTATATCTATCATTAGGCACATTTACTCTGGTGTTGAAGTGAAAAATATTTCCAGTGGTAATAATGCCCGTGTTACTGGACCCCCTCCAAATGAAACAGCCATAGCAACAATTGTAGAGATGGGATTTTCAAGGTCCAGGGCCGAAGAGGCTTTGAGACAAGTTGGATCTAACAGTGTGGAGTTAGCAATGGAGTGGTTATTCTCCCATTCAGAGGAAATCCAAGAGGATGATGAACTTGCCCGTGCACTTGCCATGTCTCTTGGGAACTCTGAAACTGACACAAATGTAGATGTTACAATTGACAGTAGCCAACAACTGGAAGAAGAGATGGCCCAACTTCCCCCTATTGAGGAGTTGTTGTCGACATGTACAAAGCTGCTTCAGATGAAGGAACCTCTAGCGTTCCCAGTTAGAGATCTTCTTGTGTTGATGTGCTCCCAAAATGATGGTCAATATAGGTCCAGTGTCATTAATTTCATTCTTGACCAAGTGAGAGATTCTAGTTCTGCTTCTGTTAGCAGAAACAATTCGCTGCTGTCTGCTCTTTTCCATCTTCTTGCTTTAATTCTTCAAGAGGATGTGGGGGCACGGGAAATTGCCTCAAAGACTGGACTGGTAAAACTTGTGACTGATTTACTTTCAGAATGGGACTCTGGCTTAGTAGATAAGGAGAAACCACAAGTTCCAAAGTGGGTAACAACTGCTTTCCTTGCTCTTGATAGGCTTCTTCAGGTGGATAAAAAATTAGATTCTGAAATTATTGAGCAGTTAAAAGGGGATAATCTTAGTAGCCAACAGATATCTGTCAGTATTGATGAGGATAAGAAAAGTAAGCTGCATTCTTCATTTGGATCTCCAAGAAATATAGATATCCATGAGCAAAAGAGACTGATTGAGATTGCTTGTGGCTGTATAAGGAACCAGTTTCCATCTGAAACAGTGCATGCTGTCCTGCAGCTGTGTTCTACTCTTACTAGAACCCATTCTCTTGCTGTTTGTTTTCTTGATGTTGGGGGTGTAAGTTCACTTCTTTCATTGCCGACAAGTAGTCTCTTCCCTGGGTTTGACAATGTTGCTGCTACTATTATCCGCCATGTCCTTGAAGATCCTCAAACCTTGCAGCACGCGATGGAAGCTGAGATAAAGCACAATCTTGTGGCTATGGCTAACAGGCATTCGAATGGAAGGGTTAGCCCACGCAATTTCCTGGTCAACCTAAGTTCTGTTGTTTCTCGTGATCCAGTGATATTTATGCAGGCTGTTAAGTCTGTCTGTCTAGTTGAGATGGTTGGTGACAGACCTTATGTTGTTTTGATTAAAGACCGTGACAAGGATAAAtcaaaagagaaggaaaaaggatCAGAAAAAGATAAATCACAGCAAATTGATGGAAAGGGTAATTTGTGTAATGTGAATTCTGCAGGTCCTGGGATTGGACATGGAAAATTTAATGATTTAAATTCAAAGTCTGTTAAAATGCATAGAAAATCTCCCCAGAGCTTTGTAAATGTGATTGAGCTTCTTTTGGACTTGGTTGTTTCTTTTATACCTCCCTTGACAGAAGATATTAACATGAAGGTGCATGGTGATGCTTCACCATCAACTGATATGGAAATTGATGTTGCTGCCATTAAGGGTAAAGGAAAAGCCATTGCTTCTTTGTCTTTGGAGAATGAAGTTTCTAGCCAAGATGTGTCTGCCTCACTTGCAAAGATGGTATTCATCTTTAAGCTTTTGACAGAGATCCTGTTAATGTACGCAGCATCTGTTCATGTGCTGCTTCGCAGAGATGGTGAAATTGGTAGCTCTAGGGCCCCTCATCAAAAGGGCTCAACTGGTTTAACCGGTGGTGGAATATTTCACCACATTCTTCACAGGTTTATCCCATATTCACAGAATTCAAAGAAGGAAAGGAAAACTGATGGTGACTGGAGGCATAAACTGGCAACCAGAGCTAGTCAATTCCTGGTTGCATCTTGTGTGCGTTCTGCAGAGGCAAAGAGGAGAGTCTTCACAGAGATCAATTGTATTTTCAATAACTTCGTTGATTCCTGCCCTGGTTTCAGACCACCAAGGGGTGATATGCAGCATTTTGTTGATTTGCTAAATGATATACTAGTTGCTCGTACCCCAACTGGTTCATGCATCTCGGCAGAAGCTTCTGCCACTTTTATAGATGTTGGTTTGATTGCGTCGTTAACACGCACCCTTGAAGTTTTGGATTTGGATCATGCTGAGTCACCTAAAGCTATCACAGGGCTCATCAAAGCTTTGGAACTTGTAACCAAGGAGCATGTTCATTCTGTTGATTCTTCTGCTATTAAAGGTGAGAGTTCAGTCAAACCTGCTGATCGTAATCAAACTGGGAGAACAGATAATATTGTTGATGCATCACAGTCCATGGAAATGGCATCGCAGTCCAATGATGCAGTTGCAGCTGACCGAATTGAATCTTTCAACCGAGTCCAAAACTATGGTGGTTCTGAAGCTGTTACAGATGATATGGAACATGACCAGGATCTTGATGGGAGTTTTGCTCCTGCTGCAGAGGATGATTATATGCAAGAAACCTCAGAGGATGCAAGGGCTCTTGAAAATGTAGACAATGTGGGGATCCATTTTGAAATCCAGCCACATGAGCAAGAAAACCTTGATGAGGATGAGGATGAGGATGAGGATGAGGATGAGGAGATGTCCGGAGATGATGGGGATGAAGACGATGATGATGATGACCATAACGATTTGGAGGATGATGATGTACACCACCTGTCTCATCCAGACACAGATCAAGATGACCATGAGATTGATGATGATGAGTTTGATGACGAAGTGTTGGAGGatgatggtgatgatgatgaCGATGGCGATGATGAGGGTGGTGTTATTCTGCGGTTGGAGGAGGGTACCAATGGAATGGATATGTTTGATCGAATTGAGGTTTTCGGCAGAGACCACAATTTTGCTGATGAAACTCTTCGTGTAATGCCAATTGAAGTTTTTGGTTCCAGGCGACAAGGACGCACCACATCCATTTACAGTCTTTTGGGGCGGAGTGGTGAGAATTCAACCCCCTCGAGGCATCCTCTTTTATTGGGCCCTTCATCACTACAATCAGCCTCTCCAAGGCAATCAG AAAATGCCCATGATATGATTCTCGCAGACAGAAACTATGATAGCACCTCAACACGCTTGGATACTATTTTCCGGTCTCTTAGGAATGGGCGTCACAGCCATCGTTTGAATTTGTGGGTTGATGAGAGCCAGCAAAGCAGTGGGTCAAGTGTGGCTACTGTACCACAAGGTCTTGAAGAATTGCTTGTCTCCCAATTGAGGCGACCAGGCCCTGAGAAATCTCCTGATCAGAAGACATCAGTAGTGGAACCTCAGAACGAGGTTGAAGGTAGTCGGTTGCAGGAACCAGGGACTGGTACAACGCCTGAGAATCCTGCAGAAAGCAATGTTTATAATGAAAATGCTAATGCATGTCTATCTTCCGAAGCAATTGGTAGCTCTCTCAATGCTGATAGGAGACCTGCAGTAAGTGATCCTCTACAAGGCACAGATGCATCAAGTGTACATTCACAATCTGTTGAAATGCAATTTGAGCAAAATGATGCAGCTGCTCGAGATGTTGAAGCAGTGAGCCAAGAAAGTAGTGGTAGTGGGGCTACTTTAGGGGAAAGCCTTCGGAGCCTTGATGTTGAGATTGGAAGTGCAGATGGCCATGATGAAGGTGGAGAGAGACATGGATCTTCTGATAGAACTCCTGAACCACAGGCTGCTCGTGCAAGAAGAACAAATGTTGGTATTGTGAATAGTGGGAGAGATGCCCCGCTTCATAGTGTCACTGAGGTTTCAGAGAACTCAAGTCGGGAGGCAGATCAAGATGGTCCAGCTGCAGAGCAGCAGATAAATAGCGATGCTGGTTCTGGATCAATTGACCCTGCATTTTTAGAAGCTCTCCCTGAGGAATTGCGTGCTGAAGTTCTTTCAGCTCAGCAGGGTCAAGTGGCACAGCCTTCAAATTCTGAACAACAGAATTCTGGAGATATAGATCCAGAATTTCTTGCAGCCCTTCCCCCAGATATTAGAGCTGAAGTCCTAGCACAACAGCAAGCGCAAAGGCTTCATCAATCTCACGAACTTGAAGGGCAACCAGTTGAAATGGACACGGTCTCAATAATTGCAACATTTCCTTCAGATTTGCGAGAAGAG GTTCTCCTAACATCATCTGATGCTATTCTTGCTAATCTCACTCCTGCACTTGTTGCGGAGGCGAACATGTTGCGCGAGAGATTTGCACATCGCTATCATAATCGTAGCTTGTTTGGAATGTATCCTAGGAATCGCAGAGGTGAATCTTCTAGGAGAGGCGAAGGTGTTAGATCCAGCCTGGACAGAATGGCAGGAACTATTGTGTCCCGCAGATCTGTTACTGCTAAGCTAATTGAAGCTGAAGGAGCGCCTCTGGTTGGCACAGAAGCTCTTCAAGCAATGGTTCGGATACTTCGCATAGTTCAG CCACTCTATAAAGGTTCGTTGCAGAAGCTGCTCTTGAATTTATGTGCTCATAATGAAACAAGAAAAGCGCTAGTTATAATCTTGATGGACATGCTGATACTTGATACAAGAAAGCCTGTCAATTATTCAAATGCAATTGAACCTCCTTACAGGCTTCACGGTTGCCAGAATAATGTTATGTATTCTCGTCCTCAACATTTTGATG GAGTTCCTCCTTTGGTGTCTAGGCGAGTGCTTGAAACTCTCACTTACTTGGCTCGAAACCATCCATATGTTGCGAAGATTTTACTTCAGTTCAGATTGCCTCTTCCCATCTTACAAGAGCAAAGGAATATTGATCAGACACGTGGAAAAGCTTTGATGAATGAGGTGCAGCTGGAAGGATTCAGTTCTATTGCGTTGCTTCTGAGCCTTCTCAATCAACCCCTGTACTTGAGAAGTATAGCCCATCTTGAACAG CTGCTTAACTTGTTGGATGTCATTGTTGACCATGTGGAAAGGAAGTCCCTTTCATCTGAGAAATTGAAAGCATCTTCTTCTGAACAAGTACCTGCTTCACAAATTTCATTGTCTGATGCTGACACCCGTGCGGAGAAGGCTCCTTCTGATGTTGAATCACAATTGAAGGCTGTTGACTGCTCCATACCTTCAACATCTGATTCAAGTAATGAATGTGATCCGCTCAGTGTGCTGACCAATCTCCCACAAGTGGAGCTCCGACTTTTATGCTCATTGCTTGCACGGGAAGG ATTGTCAGATAATGCATATGGCCTGGTTGCTGAGGTAATGAAGAAGTTGGTTGCAATTGCTCCGAGCCACTGTCATCTGTTTATTTCTGAGCTAGCAGATGCTGTACAAAATCTGATTAAATCTGCCATGGATGAGTTACGGATGTTTGGAGAAGCTTTGAAAGCTTTACTCAGCTCAATATCTTCTGATGGAGCTGCAATTTTAAGGGTCTTACAGGCACTGAGTTCTCTTGTTTCTTCAATAACTGAGAGAGAGAAGGATCTGCAACCGCTTCCTGAAATAGAGCGTTCTACTGCTCTTTCTAAGGTGTTGGACATTAATGCCGCCTTAGAACCTTTGTGGACAGAGTTGAGTACTTGCATAAGCAAAATAGAGAGCTATTCAGATTCTGCACCAGATTTATTAGCTCCTTCGAGAACCACCACGACTCATTCTGGTGTAACACCCCCCCTTCCTGCAGGCACTCAAAACATCTTACCATATATTGAATCTTTTCTCGTGATGTGTGAGAAGTTACATCCTGCACAGCCAAGTTCTGGTCAAGATTTTAGCATGGCTACACTTTTCGATGCTGAGGATGCCAGCACATCTTCTAGCCAGCAGAAAACTGTctcaaaatttgatgaaaaacatGTTGCCTTTGTGAAGTTCTCTGAGAAACATCGGAAGTTGCTAAATGCTTTTATCCGCCAAAACCCTGGGCTGCTTGAGAAGTCATTTTCACTCATGCTGAAAGTTCCCCGCTTTGTTGATTTTGATAATAAACGTGCTCACTTCAGGTCTAAAATAAAGCATCAACATGATAATCATCACAGTCCTCTGAGAATATCAGTTAGAAGGGCTTACATTCTTGAGGATTCATATAACCAACTGCGGATGCGGACAACTCAAGATTTGAAGGGGAGATTAACTGTTCACTTCCAAGGAGAGGAAGGTATTGATGCGGGTGGGCTTACAAAGGAATGGTATCAGCTCTTGTCCAGGGTTATATTTGACAAAGGAGCTTTGCTTTTCACTACTGTGGGTAATGAGTCCACATTCCAGCCTAACCCGAACTCAGTCTACCAAACAGAGCATCTTTCATACTTCAAATTTGTTGGGCGAGTT gtTGGCAAAGCACTTTTTGATGGGCAACTCTTGGATGTCCACTTCACTCGATCTTTCTACAAGCATATCTTGGGGGCGAAAGTTACTTATCATGACATTGAAGCAATTGATCCTGATTATTTCAAAAACCTAAAGTGGATGCTTGAG AATGATATTAGTGATGTCCTGGGCCTTACTTTTAGCATTGATGCTGATGAGGAGAAGCTGATATTGTATGAAAGGGGACAG GTGACTGACTATGAGCTGATCCCTGGTGGTCGGAACATTAAAGTTACTGAGGAGAATAAACACCAATACGTTGACTTGGTTGTTGAGCATCGTCTGACAACAGCTATTCGTCCTCAAATAAATGCATTTTTGGAAGGATTCAATGAATTAGTTCCTAGGGaattaatttctgtttttaatgacaAGGAGCTGGAGTTACTGATAAGTGGTCTTCCTGATATTGATC TGGATGACATGAGGGCAAATACGGAGTACTCTGGTTATAGTGCAGCATCGCCTGTTATTCAGTGGTTTTGGGAGGTTGTTCAGGGGTTCAGCAAGGAGGATAAAGCTCGGCTTCTACAGTTTGTGACAGGCACCTCAAAG GTGCCATTAGAAGGCTTTAGTGCACTTCAAGGAATTTCAGGTTCTCATAAGTTTCAGATACACAAAGCATATGGCAGCCCTGATCACTTGCCTTCTGCTCATACCTG TTTCAATCAATTGGATTTGCCCGAATACCCATCTAAGGAACATCTAGAAGAGAGATTGCTACTCGCAATTCATGAGGCCAATGAAGGGTTTGGATTTAGTTAA